The following proteins are co-located in the Meriones unguiculatus strain TT.TT164.6M chromosome 4, Bangor_MerUng_6.1, whole genome shotgun sequence genome:
- the Asl gene encoding argininosuccinate lyase isoform X1 — protein MASESGKLWGGRFVGAVDPIMEKFNSSISYDRHLWNVDVQGSKAYSRGLEKAGLLTKAEMQQILQGLDKVAEEWAQGTFKLHPNDEDIHTANERRLKELIGETAGKLHTGRSRNDQVVTDLRLWMRQTCSKLSALLWELIGSMVDRAEAERDVLFPGYTHLQRAQPIRWSHWILSHAVALTRDSERLLEVQKRINVLPLGSGAIAGNPLGVDRELLRAELNFGAITLNSMDATSERDFVAEFLFWASLCMTHLSRMAEDLILYGTKEFNFVQLSDSYSTGSSLMPQKKNPDSLELIRSKAGRVFGRCAGLLMTLKGLPSTYNKDLQEDKEAVFEVSDTMTAVLQVATGVISTLQIHRENMTQALSPDMLATDLAYYLVRKGMPFRQAHEASGKAVFMAETKGVTLNQLSLQELQSISPLFSGDVSRVWDYGHSVEQYSALGGTARSSVEWQISQVRALLRAQQP, from the exons ATGGCCTCAGAG AGCGGGAAGCTATGGGGTGGCCGGTTTGTGGGCGCTGTCGACCCCATCATGGAGAAGTTCAACTCATCCATCTCCTATGACCGGCATCTGTGGAATGTGGATGTGCAGGGGAGCAAGGCCTACAGCAGGGGCCTGGAGAAGGCGGGGCTTCTCACCAAGGCTGAGATGCAGCAGATACTGCAAGGCCTGGATAAG GTAGCTGAAGAGTGGGCCCAGGGCACCTTCAAACTACACCCTAACGATGAAGATATCCACACGGCCAACGAGCGGCGCCTGAAG GAGCTCATTGGTGAAACTGCGGGGAAGCTACACACAGGACGAAGTCGCAATGACCAG GTGGTCACGGACCTCAGGCTGTGGATGAGACAGACGTGTTCAAAGCTCTCCGCCCTGCTCTGGGAACTCATTGGAAGCATGGTAGACCGGGCGGAGGC GGAACGCGACGTCCTCTTCCCAGGGTACACACACCTtcagagggcccagcccatccgCTGGAGCCACTGGATCCTGAG CCACGCTGTCGCGCTGACACGAGATTCAGAGAGACTGCTGGAGGTGCAGAAGCGCATCAATGTCTTGCCGCTGGGCAG TGGGGCCATTGCAGGCAACCCTCTGGGTGTGGACCGGGAGCTGCTCCGAGCAG AACTGAATTTTGGGGCCATCACACTCAACAGCATGGATGCCACCAGCGAGAGAGACTTTGTGG CGGAGTTCCTGTTTTGGGCCTCTCTGTGTATGACCCACCTCAGCAGGATGGCAGAGGACCTGATTCTCTATGGGACCAAGGAGTTCAACTTTGTGCAGCTCTCGGATTCCTACAG CACCGGAAGCAGCTTGATGCCTCAGAAGAAAAATCCAGACAGCCTGGAGCTGATCCGGAGCAAGGCGGGCCGAGTGTTTGGGCGG TGTGCTGGGCTCCTGATGACGCTCAAGGGACTCCCAAGCACCTACAACAAGGACTTACAG GAAGACAAGGAAGCTGTGTTTGAAGTGTCTGACACCATGACTGCTGTCCTCCAAGTGGCCACTGGAGTCATCTCTACATTGCAG ATTCACCGAGAGAACATGACACAGGCACTCAGCCCTGACATGCTGGCCACCGACCTTGCCTACTACCTGGTCCGAAAAGGG ATGCCATTCCGCCAGGCCCACGAGGCCTCAGGGAAAGCTGTGTTCATGGCCGAGACTAAAGGAGTCACCCTCAACCAGCTGTCGCTTCAGGAGCTGCAGAGCATCAG TCCCTTGTTCTCAGGTGACGTGAGTCGCGTGTGGGACTACGGCCACAGTGTGGAACAGTACAGTGCCTTGGGTGGCACAGCACGGTCCAGTGTCGAGTGGCAGATCAGCCAGGTGCGGGCCCTGCTTCGGGCCCAGCAGCCCTAG
- the Asl gene encoding argininosuccinate lyase isoform X2 → MASESGKLWGGRFVGAVDPIMEKFNSSISYDRHLWNVDVQGSKAYSRGLEKAGLLTKAEMQQILQGLDKVAEEWAQGTFKLHPNDEDIHTANERRLKELIGETAGKLHTGRSRNDQVVTDLRLWMRQTCSKLSALLWELIGSMVDRAEAERDVLFPGYTHLQRAQPIRWSHWILSHAVALTRDSERLLEVQKRINVLPLGSGAIAGNPLGVDRELLRAELNFGAITLNSMDATSERDFVAEFLFWASLCMTHLSRMAEDLILYGTKEFNFVQLSDSYSTGSSLMPQKKNPDSLELIRSKAGRVFGRCAGLLMTLKGLPSTYNKDLQEDKEAVFEVSDTMTAVLQVATGVISTLQIHRENMTQALSPDMLATDLAYYLVRKGFPATLCLCI, encoded by the exons ATGGCCTCAGAG AGCGGGAAGCTATGGGGTGGCCGGTTTGTGGGCGCTGTCGACCCCATCATGGAGAAGTTCAACTCATCCATCTCCTATGACCGGCATCTGTGGAATGTGGATGTGCAGGGGAGCAAGGCCTACAGCAGGGGCCTGGAGAAGGCGGGGCTTCTCACCAAGGCTGAGATGCAGCAGATACTGCAAGGCCTGGATAAG GTAGCTGAAGAGTGGGCCCAGGGCACCTTCAAACTACACCCTAACGATGAAGATATCCACACGGCCAACGAGCGGCGCCTGAAG GAGCTCATTGGTGAAACTGCGGGGAAGCTACACACAGGACGAAGTCGCAATGACCAG GTGGTCACGGACCTCAGGCTGTGGATGAGACAGACGTGTTCAAAGCTCTCCGCCCTGCTCTGGGAACTCATTGGAAGCATGGTAGACCGGGCGGAGGC GGAACGCGACGTCCTCTTCCCAGGGTACACACACCTtcagagggcccagcccatccgCTGGAGCCACTGGATCCTGAG CCACGCTGTCGCGCTGACACGAGATTCAGAGAGACTGCTGGAGGTGCAGAAGCGCATCAATGTCTTGCCGCTGGGCAG TGGGGCCATTGCAGGCAACCCTCTGGGTGTGGACCGGGAGCTGCTCCGAGCAG AACTGAATTTTGGGGCCATCACACTCAACAGCATGGATGCCACCAGCGAGAGAGACTTTGTGG CGGAGTTCCTGTTTTGGGCCTCTCTGTGTATGACCCACCTCAGCAGGATGGCAGAGGACCTGATTCTCTATGGGACCAAGGAGTTCAACTTTGTGCAGCTCTCGGATTCCTACAG CACCGGAAGCAGCTTGATGCCTCAGAAGAAAAATCCAGACAGCCTGGAGCTGATCCGGAGCAAGGCGGGCCGAGTGTTTGGGCGG TGTGCTGGGCTCCTGATGACGCTCAAGGGACTCCCAAGCACCTACAACAAGGACTTACAG GAAGACAAGGAAGCTGTGTTTGAAGTGTCTGACACCATGACTGCTGTCCTCCAAGTGGCCACTGGAGTCATCTCTACATTGCAG ATTCACCGAGAGAACATGACACAGGCACTCAGCCCTGACATGCTGGCCACCGACCTTGCCTACTACCTGGTCCGAAAAGGG TTCCCGGCCACCCTCTGCCTGTGTATCTAG